The Platichthys flesus chromosome 18, fPlaFle2.1, whole genome shotgun sequence genome includes a window with the following:
- the nek2 gene encoding serine/threonine-protein kinase Nek2, which translates to MPSRVDDYELLNTIGSGSYGKCQKITRKADGKILVWKELDYGSMAESEKQMLVSEVNLLRELKHPNIVRYYDRIIDRTNTTLYIIMEYCEGGDLSSVIDRCIKERRYLEEQFVLRVMAQLTSALKECHRRSDGRATVLHRDLKPANIFLDIRQNVKLGDFGLARILNHDTSFAKTFVGTPYYMSPEQINQLSYNEKSDIWSLGCLLYELCALSPPFTAYNQKELAERIREGKFRRIPYRYSEELNSLLSKMLHLKDYMRPSVESILQSSLLADAVAEEQRRAEARVRRKSADPDRPLPKPVEPAPASAAELQLREQALRDRETALKEREERMEQREQELCVREQLSNEKIARAERLLKNYTRLQQQRDLSPLYGKDIDEDGLSPGKRKVHFAGESKENQRPHGRRSAASQELILRRLQAANVRGLTLKEVEMACQFKSRQILGFR; encoded by the exons ATGCCGTCCCGGGTGGACGACTACGAGCTGTTGAACACTATCGGCTCCGGTTCTTATGGAAAGTGCCAGAAAATCACCCGGAAAGCCGACGGAAAA ATCCTGGTGTGGAAGGAGCTGGACTATGGCTCCATGGCGGAGAGTGAAAAGCAGATGCTGGTGTCAGAGGTGAACCTCCTGCGGGAGCTCAAGCACCCGAACATTGTGAGGTACTACGACCGGATCATAGACCGCACCAACACAACCCTGTACATTATCATGGAGTACTGCGAGGGCGGAGACCTGTCCAGCGTCATTGACCGCTGCATCAAGGAGAG GCGTTACCTGGAGGAGCAGTTCGTCCTGCGAGTCATGGCGCAGCTCACGTCGGCCCTGAAGGAGTGCCATCGGCGCAGCGACGGCCGGGCCACCGTTCTTCATCGAGACCTGAAACCAGCCAACATCTTCCTCGACATCAGGCAGAACGTCAAGCTCGGAGACTTTGGCCTTGCCAGGATCCTGAATCATGACACCAGTTTTGCAAAGACGTTTGTCGGGACACCGTACTACATGTCTCCA GAGCAAATAAACCAGTTGTCGTACAACGAGAAGTCGGATATTTGGTCACTTGGATGTTTGCTGTATGAACTATGTGCATTATC GCCTCCGTTCACTGCTTACAACCAAAAGGAGCTGGCAGAGAGGATCCGGGAGGGAAAGTTCAGGAGAATCCCGTACCGCTACTCTGAGGAACTGAACAGCTTACTCAGCAAAATGCTCCACTTAAAG GACTACATGAGGCCCTCGGTGGAGTCCATTCTCCAGAGCAGCCTGTTGGCGGATGCGGTtgctgaggagcagaggagggcaGAGGCGCGGGTCCGGAGGAAGTCAGCGGACCCTGACCGACCTCTTCCGAAGCCGGTGGAACCAGCACcagcctctgctgctgagctccagcTCAGGGAACAGGCGCTGAGGGACCGAGAGACGGCTTTGAAGGAACGTGAAGAGAGGATGGAGC AAAGGGAGCAGGAGCTGTGTGTTCGTGAACAACTGTCAAACGAGAAGATTGCACG GGCCGAGCGTTTACTGAAGAATTATACccgtctccagcagcagagggaccTGTCACCGTTATATGGCAAAGACATAG ATGAGGACGGCCTCTCCCCGGGAAAGAGGAAGGTCCACTTTGCGGGTGAGAGCAAAGAGAACCAGCGTCCCCACGGCCGTCGGAGCGCAGCGTCCCAGGAGCTGATTCTGAGGAGGCTGCAGGCGGCCAACGTGCGCGGCCTCACGCTGAAAGAAGTGGAGATGGCGTGTCAGTTCAAGAGCCGTCAGATCCTCGGCTTCCGCTGA
- the slc30a1a gene encoding zinc transporter 1a: MACEPNRVRLLCMLSLTFGFFIVEVVVSRFTSSLSMLSDSFHMLSDVIALVVALVAVRFAEKTHATKKNTFGWIRAEVMGALVNAVFLTALCFTIVLEVIERLTEPHEITRPEVVAWVGAAGLLVNLLGLCLFREHAGGGHGHSHGGGGGHGHSHGSKKVKSDHKAGNGSPGEETNNLVANHNSPGDVRLRNEVSCKDGTDVQMNGNPNFEDMDHVPSSQLNMRGVFLHVLGDALGSVIVVVNSVIFIFVWQPCEDDAECYNPCVRHTDHHFNQTMSSMKTAGPCWVLYLDPILCIIMVCILLYTTFPLLKESALILLQTVPKQINMHRLNERLLGLDGVLAIHELHIWQLAGSRIIATAHIKCHDPTSYMEVAKRIKDFFHNEGIHATTIQPEFVTFNSESRDSLCELSCRTQCAPKLCCGSTDKQTPGSDKKTNSDYTPGAASALEVISETTEQPASLQVCPLSEPVVIITREVESSL; encoded by the exons ATGGCTTGCGAACCGAACCGAGTCCGGCTGCTCTGCATGCTCTCGCTGACTTTCGGGTTTTTCATcgtggaggtggtggtgagcCGGTTCACCTCATCCCTGTCCATGCTCTCCGACTCCTTTCACATGCTGTCGGACGTGATCGCGCTGGTGGTGGCGCTTGTCGCGGTGCGGTTCGCGGAGAAGACCCACGCCACCAAAAAGAACACCTTCGGCTGGATCCGGGCGGAGGTGATGGGGGCTCTGGTGAACGCCGTCTTCCTCACGGCGCTGTGCTTCACCATCGTGCTGGAGGTGATCGAGCGCCTCACCGAGCCCCACGAGATCACGAGACCGGAGGTGGTCGCCTGGGTCGGCGCCGCGGGGCTCCTGGTCAACCTGCTCGGGCTCTGCTTGTTCCGCGAACACGCCGGCGGAGGCCACGGTCACAGccacggtggtggtggtggccaCGGCCACAGCCACGGGAGCAAGAAGGTTAAAAGTGACCATAAGGCTGGGAACGGGTCTCCAGGAGAGGAGACCAACAACCTGGTGGCAAACCACAACAGCCCGGGGGACGTGAGACTGAGGAATG AAGTCAGCTGTAAAGACGGCACCGATGTGCAGATGAATGGCAACCCCAACTTTGAGGACATGGACCACGTCCCGTCATCGCAGCTGAACATGCGTGGGGTCTTCCTGCATGTGTTGGGCGACGCCCTGGGCTCTGTCATCGTGGTTGTTAATTCTGTAATCTTCATATTTGTATGGCAGCCCTGCGAAGATGATGCAGAGTGTTACAACCCATGTGTCCGACATACCGACCACCATTTCAATCAAACAATGTCCTCCATGAAGACTGCCGGCCCCTGCTGGGTCCTCTACCTGGATCCCATTCTCTGCATCATCATGGTGTGCATCCTGCTGTACACTACCTTCCCGCTTCTCAAAGAGTCGGCCCTCATCCTGCTGCAGACCGTGCCCAAGCAGATCAACATGCACCGGCTCAACGAGCGCCTGCTAGGTCTGGATGGTGTGCTCGCCATCCACGAGCTGCACATCTGGCAGCTGGCCGGCAGCCGCATCATCGCCACAGCGCACATCAAGTGCCACGACCCCACATCTTACATGGAGGTTGCCAAACGGATCAAGGACTTCTTTCACAACGAGGGTATCCACGCTACCACCATCCAACCAGAGTTCGTCACGTTCAACTCTGAGTCTCGGGACTCCCTCTGTGAGCTCTCCTGCCGGACTCAGTGTGCTCCCAAGCTGTGCTGCGGCTCTACCGACAAACAGACCCCAGGCTCTGACAAGAAAACCAACAGTGACTATACGCCAGGTGCTGCTTCTGCCTTGGAGGTGATCAGTGAGACCACAGAGCAACCTGCAAGCCTTCAGGTGTGCCCGCTGTCAGAGCCAGTGGTTATCATCACCAGAGAAGTGGAGTCATCTCTTTGA
- the rd3 gene encoding protein RD3: MASWFSWNEPYYRSPRRDPADVVTDTLMLEFSWQLKEAERQQKERESEYRRLKTGVDYSWLASTPRSSYSIPTGERLSLEDICSKVPPSCCGLVILKFREAMQANEPEVQEVSDLFRSVLLEALDHLKEEQEAQRLARQWNNKRAMSVSLVNFRSRIKINPFGSTVGLTSSAAEGAGTSDLKTVSEDVERGTEKEQRVWSMPDFRHKGASSSRVV; encoded by the exons ATGGCCTCCTGGTTCAGCTGGAATGAGCCTTACTACCGGAGCCCCCGGCGGGACCCGGCCGACGTGGTCACCGACACCCTGATGCTGGAGTTCAGCTGGCAGCTGAAGGAGGCCGAGAGGCagcagaaggagagggagagcgagtaCCGGCGCCTGAAGACCGGGGTGGACTACAGCTGGCTGGCCAGCACGCCCCGCTCCTCCTACAGCATCCCCACCGGCGAGAGGCTCAGCCTGGAGGACATCTGCTCCAAGGTGCCGCCCTCCTGCTGCGGCCTGGTCATTCTCAA GTTCAGGGAGGCCATGCAGGCCAACGAGCCCGAGGTGCAGGAGGTGTCGGACCTGTTCCGCTCCGTCCTCCTCGAGGCTCTGGACCacctgaaggaggagcaggaggcgcAGCGGCTCGCCCGCCAGTGGAACAACAAACGGGCCATGAGCGTGTCCCTCGTGAACTTCAGGTCCCGGATCAAGATCAACCCCTTCGGCAGCACGGTGGGCCTGACCTCCTCCGCGGCCGAGGGCGCCGGGACGAGCGACCTCAAGACGGTGTCCGAGGACGTGGAGAGGGGGACGGAGAAGGAGCAGCGGGTGTGGAGCATGCCCGACTTCAGGCACAAaggagccagcagcagcagggttgTTTGA